In one Paenibacillus sp. JQZ6Y-1 genomic region, the following are encoded:
- a CDS encoding SDR family NAD(P)-dependent oxidoreductase, with protein sequence MQYTSKTVVVTGAAQGIGRAVAEHYATAGATVFLSDMADSEGAATAAAIRENGGQAHFLPCDVRSEQQIKQMIGEVVDTTGQIDVVINNAGIGRWKSPYELTIDDWDDVLNTNVRACFLVSREAAKVMRTSEGGSIVNISSTRAHMSEPNSEAYAASKGGITALTHALAVSLGEDHIRVNCISPGWIENGDYAALKKEDHEQHPARRVGKPADIASACLFLTSDENTFITGAELVIDGGMTRKMIYVE encoded by the coding sequence ATGCAATATACATCGAAAACAGTAGTTGTGACCGGTGCTGCTCAAGGCATTGGGCGTGCGGTGGCAGAGCATTATGCTACTGCGGGAGCAACTGTATTTTTAAGTGATATGGCAGATTCAGAGGGAGCAGCTACGGCAGCAGCCATCCGTGAGAATGGAGGACAAGCCCATTTCTTGCCATGCGATGTACGTAGCGAGCAGCAGATCAAGCAAATGATCGGAGAAGTGGTGGATACGACCGGACAGATTGATGTAGTGATTAACAACGCAGGGATCGGACGCTGGAAATCGCCATATGAACTGACCATCGACGACTGGGATGATGTATTGAATACGAATGTACGCGCCTGCTTCCTCGTGTCACGCGAAGCAGCGAAGGTCATGAGAACGAGTGAAGGCGGCAGTATCGTCAACATTTCTTCAACGCGTGCGCATATGTCTGAGCCGAATTCAGAGGCATATGCAGCATCCAAAGGCGGCATTACTGCATTGACGCACGCACTTGCTGTATCACTAGGCGAGGATCATATTCGTGTCAATTGCATTAGCCCCGGCTGGATTGAGAATGGTGATTACGCTGCTTTGAAAAAAGAAGATCATGAGCAGCACCCAGCGCGTCGTGTCGGTAAACCGGCAGATATTGCTAGTGCCTGTCTGTTCCTGACCTCAGATGAGAATACGTTTATTACCGGAGCAGAGCTGGTCATCGACGGTGGAATGACTCGTAAGATGATCTATGTAGAGTAG
- a CDS encoding LLM class flavin-dependent oxidoreductase, which yields MSTDYMYRENVEFGWFMPTMGDGTSLGRESERKPTLDYLTSVARTAEQSGFEFVLIPTGGACIDSWVVGSAIIGATTTLKPLVAVRPGLIAPVLTARMAAALDTLSEGRARINIVTGSSPDDLEELGDPLARAHDEKYARTREYLDVIKGVWEQATGLSSTEFGASADASVKDNKVYYKGDYYEINGGTSRPATVQKPGLPIYFGGSSPMAKSVGAEYADVFLMWSEPLEMIKQQIEELQAEQRRQAEASGSIRPLRVGMRAQVLVRDTEEEAWEAARNLIKDIDPATIERAKASFSKTGATGQNRQNQIRDAAAANDFVVGPNLWAGLSNVRSGGALMFVGTPDQVSDRLLEYAEAGVTSFILSSYPHLEEAKIFGESTLPLFKEKWNRRLVSSV from the coding sequence ATGTCTACTGATTACATGTATCGTGAAAATGTTGAATTTGGCTGGTTCATGCCTACGATGGGAGATGGCACCAGTCTTGGACGTGAGTCTGAGCGCAAACCTACGCTAGATTATCTGACCTCAGTTGCCCGTACTGCCGAGCAATCCGGCTTTGAATTCGTGTTAATTCCAACTGGTGGCGCCTGCATTGACTCTTGGGTTGTCGGCTCAGCGATCATTGGTGCTACGACTACATTGAAGCCGCTCGTTGCTGTTAGACCCGGTCTTATCGCGCCAGTCTTGACTGCACGTATGGCTGCCGCTCTGGATACGCTGTCCGAAGGTCGCGCACGTATCAACATCGTAACGGGCAGCTCTCCAGATGATTTGGAAGAATTGGGCGATCCATTAGCGAGAGCGCATGACGAGAAATATGCCCGCACTCGCGAGTATCTTGATGTGATCAAAGGCGTCTGGGAACAGGCAACTGGTCTTTCCTCGACTGAATTTGGCGCAAGCGCAGATGCTTCTGTCAAAGACAATAAGGTATATTACAAAGGCGATTATTATGAGATTAACGGCGGTACAAGCCGTCCAGCTACGGTACAAAAGCCGGGTCTGCCTATCTACTTTGGCGGTAGCTCCCCAATGGCAAAAAGTGTAGGCGCCGAATATGCCGATGTATTCCTAATGTGGTCAGAGCCGCTTGAGATGATCAAGCAGCAGATTGAAGAGCTGCAAGCAGAGCAGCGCAGACAAGCCGAAGCAAGCGGCAGCATTCGTCCGCTACGTGTAGGTATGCGTGCTCAAGTGCTTGTTCGCGATACCGAAGAAGAAGCTTGGGAAGCTGCTCGTAATCTGATCAAGGATATTGATCCAGCAACGATTGAGCGTGCCAAAGCCTCCTTCAGCAAAACTGGTGCGACTGGACAAAATCGCCAAAATCAAATTCGCGATGCAGCCGCTGCCAATGATTTTGTAGTTGGACCGAATCTGTGGGCAGGTCTGTCCAATGTACGCTCTGGCGGTGCACTGATGTTCGTTGGTACACCGGATCAGGTATCGGATCGCTTGCTGGAATATGCCGAAGCAGGTGTAACCTCATTCATCCTGTCCAGCTACCCACATCTGGAAGAAGCTAAGATCTTCGGTGAAAGTACGCTGCCATTATTTAAAGAAAAATGGAATCGTCGCCTCGTATCGTCCGTTTAA
- a CDS encoding WD40/YVTN/BNR-like repeat-containing protein, with amino-acid sequence MKWSIAKSLLTGISMILLLSACTSTGGDIAPVSESVRQQLQQSKEDQGQTITLKKTTDSNINKGGDNKTQEEGYRIQTRLTDFQLLSAKAGLAWGITRNELRIYVTQDNGKIWDNVSPAPTVTFSESPAYGSGIFFLNQKNGWVARNANGVGQTLILHTTDGGQNWNVKTFNNDEAILGIYFIDEKTGWVMTSDETNGNNQEKALYRTNDGGMNWKKMMQNTGSISTANATTHAIPQNGTLVGMSFRNAKNGFVTLEDNGQPHLYTTSDGGESWVQGKELVPQEVKACTTLTTSKPQFFGTSKTKGWMNIGCVSNNATHYMGYFTTDGGKTWDVTPFQLKSQTGINQAMGPTFLNETTGWSIVNGIVYRSQNQGKTWNALPQDATLKKTLVNYPELSKLQFFSKEVGWLLVSKNEERRSLLMQTTDGGKTWHVL; translated from the coding sequence ATGAAGTGGAGTATTGCCAAATCGCTTCTAACCGGAATCTCCATGATCCTTCTTCTGTCAGCTTGTACGTCAACCGGTGGGGACATCGCTCCCGTCAGTGAATCGGTCCGACAACAGCTTCAGCAGTCAAAGGAAGATCAGGGACAAACAATTACACTCAAAAAAACAACGGATTCCAATATAAATAAAGGCGGAGACAACAAGACGCAAGAAGAAGGCTACCGCATTCAGACGAGGCTAACCGATTTCCAGCTGCTTAGTGCGAAGGCTGGTTTGGCATGGGGGATTACGCGTAATGAACTGCGTATCTATGTCACACAGGATAACGGAAAAATCTGGGACAATGTATCACCAGCACCAACGGTAACATTTTCCGAATCTCCCGCGTATGGTAGCGGGATCTTTTTCCTGAATCAGAAAAATGGCTGGGTGGCGCGCAATGCCAATGGTGTGGGACAGACGCTTATTCTGCATACGACAGATGGCGGACAAAATTGGAATGTCAAAACGTTCAACAATGATGAAGCCATCCTTGGCATTTATTTTATCGATGAAAAAACAGGCTGGGTGATGACATCCGACGAAACGAACGGCAACAATCAGGAGAAGGCGCTATATCGTACCAATGACGGCGGCATGAACTGGAAAAAGATGATGCAAAACACCGGCTCGATCTCCACTGCGAATGCTACTACGCATGCAATCCCGCAAAATGGTACGCTGGTTGGGATGTCCTTCCGAAATGCAAAGAATGGGTTTGTCACGTTGGAGGATAATGGACAACCGCATCTATATACAACGTCGGATGGCGGCGAATCATGGGTGCAGGGCAAGGAATTGGTACCGCAGGAAGTGAAGGCATGTACGACACTGACTACCAGCAAGCCGCAATTTTTTGGCACTAGCAAAACAAAGGGCTGGATGAATATTGGTTGTGTCAGCAACAATGCGACGCATTACATGGGTTATTTTACAACCGATGGCGGTAAAACTTGGGATGTGACGCCTTTTCAATTGAAGTCGCAAACTGGTATCAATCAGGCGATGGGACCGACGTTCCTCAATGAAACGACGGGCTGGTCCATCGTGAACGGAATCGTGTATCGCTCACAAAATCAGGGCAAAACATGGAACGCATTGCCTCAGGATGCAACACTCAAAAAGACGCTAGTAAATTACCCAGAGCTATCCAAGCTGCAATTCTTCTCCAAAGAAGTAGGCTGGCTGCTCGTTTCTAAAAATGAAGAACGTCGTTCCTTGCTCATGCAGACGACCGATGGCGGTAAAACATGGCATGTACTGTGA
- a CDS encoding SDR family NAD(P)-dependent oxidoreductase, whose product MEQAYQSTPQHKINSGFGPKSTATEVLEGIDLSGKLALVTGGYSGLGLETTKALVHAGAYVIVPARRPEVAAEALSGVENVEVGELDLSDLDSVRAFAKQVLDSGRSIDLAILNAGVMASPETRVGPGWELQFATNHLGHFTLINLLWPLLTAGDGARVVATSSAGHHFSPIRWDNLNFEGNYHKFEAYGQSKTANSLFAVELDRRGAEQGVRAFAVHPGGILTPLQRHLSREEMVDLKWVDEEGNAVNPAFKSPEQGAATQVWAATSPQLEGKGGVYCEDCDIAELTPKDGPRVGVQPYAVDSDEAKRLWDLSVTLTGVGQA is encoded by the coding sequence ATGGAACAGGCTTATCAAAGCACACCACAACATAAAATCAACTCAGGATTTGGTCCGAAAAGCACAGCAACCGAGGTATTAGAAGGAATTGATCTGTCAGGCAAGCTTGCACTGGTAACAGGTGGCTACTCCGGTCTCGGTCTGGAAACGACCAAAGCACTCGTTCATGCAGGTGCTTATGTTATCGTGCCAGCACGTCGTCCAGAAGTAGCAGCAGAAGCACTGAGCGGTGTAGAAAATGTGGAAGTGGGCGAGCTGGATCTATCCGATCTGGATAGTGTTCGTGCATTTGCAAAACAAGTATTAGATAGTGGACGCAGTATTGACCTAGCGATTCTGAATGCTGGTGTTATGGCAAGCCCAGAAACTCGCGTCGGTCCGGGCTGGGAACTGCAATTTGCAACCAATCATCTGGGACATTTCACGCTGATCAATCTGCTTTGGCCACTGCTGACCGCAGGAGATGGTGCACGCGTCGTTGCTACATCGTCAGCGGGACATCATTTTTCGCCGATTCGTTGGGATAATCTGAACTTTGAAGGCAATTACCATAAATTCGAGGCATATGGTCAATCCAAAACAGCCAATTCACTGTTTGCGGTGGAATTGGATCGTCGTGGTGCAGAACAAGGCGTACGTGCTTTTGCGGTGCATCCGGGCGGGATTTTGACACCATTGCAACGTCACCTGAGCCGTGAAGAAATGGTAGATCTGAAATGGGTAGATGAGGAAGGCAATGCCGTCAATCCTGCATTCAAATCACCAGAGCAAGGGGCAGCAACGCAAGTGTGGGCAGCAACATCGCCACAGCTAGAGGGCAAAGGCGGCGTATATTGTGAGGATTGCGATATCGCTGAGCTGACACCCAAAGATGGCCCACGCGTTGGCGTACAGCCATATGCAGTTGATTCGGATGAAGCGAAACGGTTATGGGATTTGTCGGTAACATTGACGGGAGTCGGTCAGGCGTAA
- a CDS encoding spore coat protein GerQ, translated as MLSQPYRPVSYRTEHRYTHPGEAASQPHANAKSSVKDHKPALGNDYMSTRQQLQQKVGLVGTFHMIPGHGVNNQVYRGRLEATGEDHFVVRHMNSGQREVLPLSALDSAVFTESTSAYTSISGQAAPSRYSLSGQ; from the coding sequence ATGTTGAGCCAACCTTATCGTCCGGTTTCCTATCGCACGGAGCACAGGTATACTCATCCGGGAGAGGCTGCATCTCAGCCACATGCCAATGCAAAGTCGTCCGTAAAGGATCACAAGCCAGCGCTGGGCAACGATTATATGTCCACACGTCAACAATTACAGCAGAAAGTTGGTCTGGTCGGTACATTCCATATGATTCCGGGTCATGGTGTGAACAATCAGGTGTATCGTGGGCGATTGGAAGCAACAGGCGAAGATCATTTTGTTGTTCGTCATATGAATTCTGGTCAACGTGAAGTATTGCCATTATCCGCATTGGATAGCGCAGTATTTACCGAATCGACCTCCGCTTATACAAGCATTTCGGGTCAGGCAGCACCAAGTCGTTACTCGTTATCAGGTCAATAA
- a CDS encoding DUF3900 domain-containing protein, protein MRFSVQFLSFFVLQVEGKEGQTSKNYKHYQTLDEDEYELSQIKNFLHAEFTRTAKRKVEKNPSSEQPPTKVATFLVEPGHELTSNPNFNLFARLRTVDNKDDFKNACDDLVRSYLDTSSVRGGALIVSQVKLDTHLDDPFVFVMKCDFEKQIARISDERSLISEVEMAISARNMKSIQYPHMPEEGMIEEWELKVHQSSHARYFEDFLKFVTYEQSIPEIVNERVMDYVQTYVEEKWPDAGNVERQREEQDLELWAASDKRDLQEKWEPQQVIEAAERIVEIKPEIEIRVKLGDTSVKGLLADFGFRMHIAKLGDHYAMVIEGESFTFEKGFSPVELLQPDSFENLAQQLIEKANRPSEPDDDMPY, encoded by the coding sequence ATGCGATTTAGCGTTCAATTTTTATCATTTTTCGTATTACAGGTCGAGGGCAAGGAAGGCCAGACCTCCAAAAATTATAAGCATTATCAAACACTGGACGAGGACGAATATGAGCTAAGCCAGATTAAGAACTTTTTGCATGCAGAGTTCACCCGTACTGCCAAACGTAAAGTGGAAAAGAATCCGTCCAGCGAGCAGCCGCCAACCAAAGTGGCAACATTCCTAGTTGAACCGGGACATGAATTGACCAGTAATCCCAATTTTAACTTATTTGCCCGTTTACGTACGGTCGATAACAAAGACGATTTCAAAAATGCCTGCGATGATCTGGTACGCAGCTATCTGGATACTAGCTCGGTACGCGGCGGTGCGCTCATCGTCTCGCAGGTCAAGCTGGATACGCATCTGGATGATCCATTTGTATTTGTTATGAAATGCGATTTTGAAAAGCAAATCGCTCGCATTTCTGACGAGCGCAGTCTGATCAGCGAAGTGGAAATGGCGATTAGTGCGCGCAATATGAAATCGATCCAGTACCCGCATATGCCGGAAGAGGGCATGATTGAAGAGTGGGAGCTGAAGGTGCATCAGTCGTCCCATGCGCGTTATTTTGAAGACTTTTTGAAATTCGTGACGTATGAGCAGTCTATTCCTGAGATCGTCAACGAGCGTGTAATGGATTATGTGCAGACGTACGTAGAAGAAAAGTGGCCTGATGCTGGGAATGTGGAGCGTCAGCGTGAGGAACAGGATTTAGAGTTATGGGCAGCTAGTGACAAGCGCGATTTGCAGGAGAAATGGGAGCCGCAGCAGGTGATCGAAGCCGCTGAGCGCATCGTCGAGATCAAGCCGGAGATTGAGATTCGGGTGAAGCTGGGCGATACGAGCGTGAAGGGGCTGCTGGCGGATTTTGGCTTCCGTATGCATATCGCCAAGCTGGGTGATCATTATGCAATGGTCATCGAAGGCGAGTCGTTTACATTTGAAAAAGGCTTCTCGCCGGTTGAATTGCTGCAACCGGACAGCTTTGAGAATCTCGCACAGCAGTTGATTGAGAAAGCGAATCGTCCGTCTGAGCCGGATGATGACATGCCGTATTGA
- a CDS encoding ABC transporter substrate-binding protein → MKRKPFWARTWGLLTLSLFLFLAACSGGASQGSEPASAAGGSSSETSTGPVKVVWWHSMSGELGETVDNLVKQFNESQSEVEVQAVYQGDYDEGLNKFKTAMGSGSGPTMMQTYEVGSRFMIDSQAITPMQQFIDADKFDLSQLEENILAYYTFDNKLYSMPFNTSNPILYYNKDAFKAAGLDPEHPPTTFAGIEAAAKKLNKDGQSGGAFPIYSWLMEQLLANQDVQLLNNNNGRSALATESLVNSQAAVDTLSWWKKLVDEKVMINLGRKTDDTKKAFAAGQIAMTMDSTAALRGIVNSVGGKFEVGTAPIPKPSDAYKGKGGVIVGGASLWIMNDKSEAEQQAAWKFIKFLTEPSTQAYWHVNTGYFPITKKAYDEDLVKENMKKYPQFDTAVTQLHDTKIDPATQGAVMGIFPEARQLTETAMEEAINGSKTPKEALDNAASQITQKLQDYNDSIAQ, encoded by the coding sequence ATGAAACGCAAACCTTTCTGGGCCCGCACATGGGGTCTGCTGACATTAAGTCTGTTTTTATTCCTTGCAGCTTGTAGTGGCGGTGCTTCTCAAGGTTCAGAGCCTGCTTCGGCGGCAGGTGGCAGTTCTTCTGAAACCTCCACTGGCCCGGTTAAAGTCGTCTGGTGGCATTCCATGAGCGGTGAATTGGGAGAAACGGTAGATAATCTGGTGAAGCAATTCAACGAGTCGCAGTCCGAAGTAGAGGTACAAGCCGTTTATCAAGGGGATTATGATGAAGGGCTGAACAAATTCAAAACAGCGATGGGTTCTGGCAGTGGTCCTACAATGATGCAGACGTATGAAGTCGGTAGCCGTTTTATGATCGATTCGCAGGCAATTACGCCGATGCAGCAATTTATCGATGCTGACAAATTCGATCTGTCGCAGCTGGAAGAGAATATTTTGGCGTATTATACGTTTGATAACAAGCTCTACTCCATGCCGTTTAACACATCGAATCCGATTCTGTATTACAACAAAGATGCCTTCAAAGCAGCAGGTTTAGATCCCGAACATCCACCAACAACGTTTGCTGGTATCGAAGCAGCAGCCAAAAAGCTGAACAAAGATGGTCAATCCGGCGGTGCTTTCCCAATTTATAGCTGGTTGATGGAGCAATTATTAGCGAATCAGGATGTACAATTGCTGAACAACAATAACGGTCGCAGCGCACTTGCTACTGAATCGCTGGTTAACTCTCAAGCAGCTGTAGATACACTCAGCTGGTGGAAAAAGCTTGTAGACGAAAAAGTCATGATCAACCTCGGTCGCAAAACCGACGATACCAAAAAAGCATTTGCTGCTGGTCAAATTGCGATGACAATGGACAGCACTGCTGCTCTACGCGGGATTGTAAACTCAGTAGGTGGCAAATTTGAAGTAGGTACTGCACCTATTCCTAAACCATCTGACGCATACAAAGGAAAAGGCGGCGTAATCGTAGGCGGCGCTAGCCTCTGGATCATGAACGACAAATCTGAAGCAGAGCAGCAAGCGGCATGGAAATTCATCAAATTCCTAACCGAGCCTTCCACGCAAGCATACTGGCATGTGAACACTGGCTACTTCCCAATTACGAAAAAAGCCTATGACGAAGATTTGGTCAAAGAAAATATGAAGAAGTATCCACAGTTTGATACAGCGGTAACACAGCTGCATGATACGAAGATTGATCCTGCTACGCAAGGAGCAGTTATGGGAATCTTCCCTGAAGCACGTCAATTGACCGAAACAGCAATGGAAGAAGCTATCAATGGCTCCAAAACGCCAAAAGAAGCATTAGATAATGCAGCTTCTCAAATTACGCAAAAGCTGCAAGATTATAACGACTCCATTGCACAATAA
- a CDS encoding MerR family transcriptional regulator has product MNANPNHSSLQHTLSIGQVSERSGLSVHSLRFYEREGLLLTTRISRDEGGRRRYSEADVQWLAICTRLRSSGMPIAEIRRFAELVRLGPGNEYERLAILKEHQQRVIRQVEELNECLDVITSKADIYESHLRQQQAQQIHIAQK; this is encoded by the coding sequence ATGAATGCGAATCCTAATCATAGCAGTCTTCAGCATACGCTTAGCATTGGACAAGTATCCGAACGCTCTGGTCTGAGTGTGCATTCGCTGCGCTTTTACGAACGCGAAGGGCTGCTGCTGACAACGCGAATTAGTCGAGATGAGGGCGGGCGACGGCGGTATAGTGAAGCGGATGTGCAATGGCTGGCAATCTGCACTCGCTTACGCTCATCGGGTATGCCGATTGCCGAGATTCGGCGCTTTGCTGAATTAGTACGCTTGGGACCGGGGAATGAATATGAGCGCTTAGCTATTTTAAAAGAACATCAGCAGCGGGTCATAAGGCAGGTGGAGGAATTGAATGAGTGCTTGGATGTGATTACGTCCAAGGCGGACATTTACGAATCGCATCTGCGTCAGCAACAAGCGCAGCAGATACACATCGCACAGAAATAG
- a CDS encoding carbohydrate ABC transporter permease, whose translation MILFPFWIALSNALMTEAESATYPPKWFPSSLHLENFIKVWDTIPVGRFILNSFVTSGVITIGQIVTSCMAAYAFAFLRFPGRKVLFALFMATMMIPWEVTVIPNYLTVRSWGWLDSYPGLTIPFLASAFGTFLMRQFFLQLPKELMEAARIDGCGHIRIFLSIAVPLSMPGLATLGVYSFLSNWNMYLWPLLITNTESMRTVQIGVSMLQFAEVTAWNMVMAGIVMVLLPSLVLLAVGLGRLVGGLTAGSLKG comes from the coding sequence ATGATTCTCTTTCCGTTCTGGATCGCTCTGTCGAATGCATTAATGACCGAAGCCGAATCCGCTACATATCCGCCCAAATGGTTTCCATCGAGTCTCCATCTGGAGAACTTTATTAAGGTATGGGACACGATTCCAGTTGGACGCTTTATTCTGAACAGCTTTGTGACGAGTGGCGTCATTACCATCGGGCAAATTGTGACTTCGTGTATGGCTGCTTATGCGTTTGCCTTTCTCCGCTTTCCCGGTCGTAAAGTACTGTTCGCACTGTTTATGGCAACGATGATGATTCCGTGGGAAGTGACGGTCATTCCGAATTATTTGACTGTACGCAGCTGGGGCTGGCTGGACTCCTATCCGGGGCTGACGATTCCGTTTCTAGCAAGCGCATTTGGTACTTTTTTGATGCGACAGTTTTTCCTGCAATTGCCGAAGGAACTGATGGAAGCTGCACGGATCGACGGCTGTGGACATATTCGTATTTTCCTATCCATTGCCGTTCCATTATCCATGCCGGGATTGGCTACATTGGGCGTGTATTCCTTCTTGAGCAATTGGAATATGTATCTGTGGCCGTTACTTATTACGAATACCGAAAGCATGCGTACTGTGCAAATTGGAGTCAGTATGCTGCAATTTGCCGAAGTGACCGCATGGAATATGGTGATGGCAGGCATTGTTATGGTGCTGTTGCCTTCGCTCGTATTGCTTGCGGTTGGATTGGGACGACTGGTTGGTGGACTAACCGCTGGTTCCTTAAAAGGATAA
- a CDS encoding L-lactate dehydrogenase — protein sequence MPESVSKPHRVVVIGTGAVGATTAYTLLLRNRMSELVFIDANKDRALGEALDMNHGLPFVGGVKLWAGDYSDCKDADIIIIAAGSNQRPGETRIDLLNRNAAIFDDIIKNITQYNNHGILLVATNPVDILTYVSWKKSGWPANRVIGSGTLLDSARFRYLIGKHKEIDPRSIHAHIIGEHGDSELPVWSLANVAGANIDFEQAERDEIFNSTKNAAYEIINAKGSTSYAIALALDRIVAAILQNEHAVLNVSSLLDNYHGISDVYLGVPSIVGREGIREKLQVPLNAQEEELLRASAQKLKDQIAQLNI from the coding sequence ATGCCTGAATCCGTATCCAAACCTCACCGTGTTGTTGTCATCGGTACAGGTGCCGTTGGCGCCACTACCGCGTATACGCTGCTATTGCGTAATCGAATGTCCGAGCTTGTCTTCATTGATGCCAATAAAGACCGTGCTCTTGGCGAAGCACTTGATATGAACCATGGACTGCCTTTTGTGGGCGGCGTCAAACTATGGGCCGGCGATTACTCCGATTGCAAGGACGCCGATATTATTATCATCGCTGCAGGTTCTAACCAGCGACCGGGTGAAACCCGGATTGATCTATTAAACCGCAATGCCGCCATCTTTGACGACATTATCAAAAATATTACCCAGTATAACAACCATGGTATTTTGCTGGTCGCCACCAACCCGGTGGACATTCTGACCTATGTATCATGGAAAAAGAGCGGCTGGCCTGCAAACCGCGTGATCGGCTCCGGTACCTTGCTCGACAGCGCCCGCTTCCGTTACCTGATCGGTAAGCACAAGGAAATCGATCCGCGCAGCATTCATGCCCATATTATTGGCGAGCATGGCGATTCCGAGCTGCCGGTATGGAGCCTTGCAAACGTAGCTGGGGCCAATATCGACTTTGAGCAAGCAGAACGCGACGAGATCTTTAACAGCACCAAAAATGCCGCCTACGAGATTATCAATGCCAAAGGCTCTACCTCGTACGCGATTGCACTTGCGCTGGATCGGATCGTTGCAGCGATTCTGCAAAACGAGCATGCTGTTCTTAACGTATCTTCCCTGCTGGACAACTACCACGGCATCTCCGACGTCTATCTCGGCGTACCATCCATTGTCGGTCGCGAAGGTATCCGTGAGAAGCTGCAAGTTCCGCTGAATGCACAGGAAGAAGAACTGCTACGCGCTTCGGCACAGAAGCTGAAGGATCAGATTGCGCAATTGAATATTTAA
- a CDS encoding carbohydrate ABC transporter permease: MKRSAVNARSTLRLPRRAGRWQEYSLAGLFLAPSLVLFSIFLFYPLLKSVYLSVHSTTPRGDVAKYIGLRNFEKLFDSGHFLSSLWVTFEFMLFTVPTSILVALILAAICRTHLRGSKVFRFLFSLPIAISVGTGSVIWMMLFHPTLGMLNVVLQSLGLPAVPWLTSPDWALLSISLMTIWMNVSFLFILLLGGMEGVPEDIYESAKMDGASPIRTFIQLTLPLISPTLFFASVTSMIGAFQSFGQIHILTKGGPMNSTNVLVYNLYQDAFVNFRFGSGSAQALVLFVLILILTIIQFKFGEKKVHYQ; encoded by the coding sequence ATGAAGCGAAGTGCAGTCAACGCCCGCTCCACTCTGCGTCTACCACGACGCGCCGGACGCTGGCAGGAATATTCACTGGCAGGGTTGTTTCTTGCTCCTTCGCTGGTGCTGTTCAGTATCTTTCTATTTTATCCACTGCTCAAATCGGTATACCTAAGTGTGCATTCTACGACACCGCGTGGGGATGTTGCTAAGTACATCGGTTTACGCAATTTTGAAAAGCTGTTCGATTCTGGACATTTTCTGTCGAGTCTGTGGGTAACCTTTGAATTCATGCTATTCACCGTACCGACCTCTATTCTCGTTGCCCTGATTCTAGCGGCTATTTGCCGGACGCATTTGCGCGGCAGCAAAGTGTTCCGCTTTCTGTTCTCGCTCCCGATTGCCATATCGGTCGGTACCGGATCGGTCATCTGGATGATGCTGTTCCATCCGACACTTGGCATGCTGAATGTGGTGCTGCAATCACTTGGCTTACCCGCAGTTCCTTGGCTCACTAGCCCCGATTGGGCGCTGCTCTCGATCTCGCTGATGACGATCTGGATGAATGTCAGCTTTTTGTTTATTTTGCTGCTAGGTGGTATGGAGGGCGTACCAGAAGACATTTATGAAAGTGCCAAAATGGACGGTGCCAGCCCGATCCGCACATTTATTCAGTTAACCTTGCCGCTGATCTCACCTACGCTCTTTTTTGCCAGCGTAACCTCAATGATTGGTGCATTCCAGTCATTCGGGCAGATTCATATACTAACCAAAGGGGGACCGATGAATAGTACCAATGTGCTTGTATACAATCTGTATCAGGACGCATTTGTGAATTTCCGATTTGGTTCAGGCAGTGCTCAGGCACTTGTCCTGTTCGTACTCATTCTCATTCTGACGATCATCCAGTTCAAATTCGGAGAAAAGAAGGTGCATTACCAGTGA